Part of the candidate division WOR-3 bacterium genome is shown below.
TTAATTCTCACTGAGAGAATGATAACAACGGAGAGAAAAGCAAAAATGGAATGATGGACGTTTGGTTTTCGGTATCTTATTAAAGAAATGAAGATGCTCAGGATGTCCCATTCGGATTTTTTGTTTGTTTTACAAAATGAGACATCTCAGATAATAATTTATCTATGCGGTCCGTCCTTCAAACCAAACATTGAAAAGTTTATTACCCAGTAATATAAGGGACAGATAAGAATTACTGAATTGTAGTTTTTTCAAAGTTCTGGTATTCCGGTAATTACCAGAATTGCTTAAAAAAGAAATATCATCTCTCCCCACAGCAATTGTCTTCATTTAACATCCGCCCAGCAGCGATTAAGCCTGCCTTGACGATAATCTCTGAAGGGATTGTCTCATACTGCTGTTCATCAACTTCAAGCGTCCGGCATTCCACAGGACCACATACATCACAGCAAGGACTCTTACCTGTCTTTCCTGCAATAAGATCTTCAAGCGGGATGCCGTTAAATAATATCCTATTTGACCGCAACGGATCTTTCTCAAATTCTGATTTTGAGAGTGAATCCTTTTCAAGCAAAACTTCAATCCCCATCGGTTTCAATGACTTCCGGAGGATTTTAACTGCCTTCTGTAATTCTTTCTCTGTCTCTCCACAGCGCGGGCAGGTTTTACCATCACTTAACAGCCTTTCCCATCTAATGGTCAGCTGATTCTTCTTTGCTGAACCACAACATCCGTATTCACTTCTGCTCATAAACCTCCTTTATCATTGC
Proteins encoded:
- a CDS encoding DUF2703 domain-containing protein; this encodes MSRSEYGCCGSAKKNQLTIRWERLLSDGKTCPRCGETEKELQKAVKILRKSLKPMGIEVLLEKDSLSKSEFEKDPLRSNRILFNGIPLEDLIAGKTGKSPCCDVCGPVECRTLEVDEQQYETIPSEIIVKAGLIAAGRMLNEDNCCGER